One Arcobacter sp. FWKO B genomic window, CACTTCCTCCAAGTCCATGTATAATAAGTACTTTTTTCATTTACTTTATTCCTTTGATAACTTTTATTCAACTATTTAAGACAAGCCCAGCTAAAGCTGGAGTTCCAATTACTTAAACCTTAAACCCTAATTTAATCAAATATTTCTAACACATCTTACATATTTATGATAAACTCTGTTATAGTAATATGGTGTACCACTTAAAAAATTCATATACCAAGCGTAAAAATTCAAGCTTCTCCATAGTGTATCACTTGCCCAGTAACCATCTGGCTTAATATGTCTAAAAACTCTATATATGTGATTTGGCTCGTTTGTTTTATCCACAATAGTTTCCAACTCTTTAATAGTTGGCATTCTCCAATCATTATATCCACCAAGTGTAAGTGACTTACAATATGCTAAACCTTCCCTATGTGTAAAAGTTTTACTTGCTACTTCATAGTTATCCTGCCACATA contains:
- a CDS encoding DUF1566 domain-containing protein; its protein translation is MLKIFFILVLVLQSLWGNFSRTNVTVIDRKFNLMWQDNYEVASKTFTHREGLAYCKSLTLGGYNDWRMPTIKELETIVDKTNEPNHIYRVFRHIKPDGYWASDTLWRSLNFYAWYMNFLSGTPYYYNRVYHKYVRCVRNI